From a region of the Mycobacterium sp. SMC-8 genome:
- a CDS encoding LuxR C-terminal-related transcriptional regulator, which translates to MSVSMISDSARTAAGARPSGEWWTREIELVDQLRGLRELVARELRGAVTLPAVEWDVPERSAEAISALTHLCIDSLRRLSGNEVECAQRLCGLVLDLQRLAMDWYLHDTAMRGQRLADCAAGLSRLRGVPSSAALLDNACQELVLRCGFHRAVLSKVESHGWKPLMLHDRSAVAGGSWFSDWINQTVPLVRDAPEAEMMSRRRPSLVHDTDTAPVYRPLIVQAGRSRSYLVAPVLHGRDVVGFLHTDHHPLARRVDEADREVAWAFADGFSHLYERAVLLERLRAQRESVRELFFGAVDRIDELCESGLDTPRGAEVDRCGDTDGQTGRPPVTLTEREADVFDLMVTGASNQEIADRLVITEGTVKSHVKHILRKYGAVNRAQAIAWALNGG; encoded by the coding sequence ATGAGTGTCTCGATGATCAGCGACAGTGCGCGCACCGCAGCGGGGGCTCGTCCCAGCGGCGAGTGGTGGACGCGCGAGATCGAATTGGTCGACCAACTGCGCGGCCTGCGTGAGCTGGTTGCGCGGGAGTTGCGCGGCGCGGTGACGCTGCCCGCAGTCGAGTGGGACGTGCCCGAACGGTCGGCCGAGGCGATCTCCGCCCTCACGCACCTGTGTATCGACTCGTTGCGTCGCCTTTCCGGCAACGAAGTCGAATGCGCACAACGGCTTTGCGGCCTCGTCCTCGATCTGCAACGGCTGGCGATGGATTGGTATCTGCACGACACCGCCATGCGCGGCCAGCGCCTCGCCGACTGTGCGGCCGGTCTGAGCAGGCTGCGCGGAGTCCCGAGTTCTGCGGCACTGCTCGACAACGCCTGCCAGGAGTTGGTGTTGCGGTGCGGTTTTCACCGGGCGGTGTTGTCGAAGGTCGAGAGTCACGGTTGGAAGCCGCTGATGCTCCACGACCGGTCGGCCGTCGCCGGTGGCTCCTGGTTCAGCGACTGGATCAACCAGACCGTGCCGCTGGTGCGGGACGCCCCCGAAGCCGAGATGATGTCGCGACGCCGGCCCTCACTGGTGCACGACACCGACACCGCGCCGGTGTACCGCCCGTTGATCGTGCAGGCCGGCCGGTCGCGGTCCTATCTGGTCGCCCCTGTGCTGCACGGTCGAGATGTCGTCGGATTCCTGCACACCGATCACCATCCGCTGGCGCGCAGGGTCGATGAGGCGGACCGGGAAGTGGCGTGGGCCTTCGCGGACGGATTCAGCCACCTCTACGAACGGGCGGTTCTGCTGGAACGTCTGCGGGCGCAGCGGGAAAGTGTGCGCGAGCTGTTCTTCGGTGCGGTGGACCGGATAGACGAACTGTGCGAGTCCGGCCTGGATACCCCGCGCGGGGCTGAGGTTGACCGCTGTGGCGACACCGACGGGCAGACCGGCAGACCGCCCGTCACCCTCACCGAGCGCGAAGCCGACGTGTTCGACCTGATGGTGACCGGGGCCAGCAATCAGGAGATCGCCGACCGGCTCGTCATCACCGAAGGCACAGTGAAATCGCACGTCAAGCACATCCTCCGCAAATACGGTGCGGTCAACCGCGCCCAGGCCATCGCGTGGGCGCTCAACGGCGGCTGA
- a CDS encoding flavin reductase family protein — protein MTVSAASYRAALRRHAAGVAIITLTSDTGPVGFTATSLASVSLDPPLVCFNITHTSSSIAALRKASSVVVHILGEHQLDLARRFSRSAEHRFSEPESWSLLDTGEPVLSGTPTWLRASVNQLIPVGDSTLVIAQVDHIHCDDRDGTPPAPLVYHDGTFLATSPLPAVGS, from the coding sequence ATGACCGTCTCGGCCGCTTCCTATCGCGCCGCACTGCGCCGCCACGCCGCCGGGGTGGCAATTATCACGCTGACCTCCGATACGGGTCCGGTGGGATTCACCGCGACCTCGTTGGCGTCGGTGTCCCTGGATCCACCGTTGGTGTGCTTCAACATCACCCACACCTCGTCGAGCATCGCGGCGCTGCGCAAGGCCTCATCGGTGGTGGTGCACATCCTCGGCGAACATCAACTCGACCTGGCGCGCAGGTTTTCCCGCAGCGCAGAACACCGGTTCAGCGAGCCGGAGTCCTGGTCGCTGCTCGACACCGGCGAACCGGTGCTCAGCGGTACGCCGACCTGGTTGCGGGCCAGTGTGAACCAGTTGATACCGGTCGGGGACTCGACGCTGGTGATCGCGCAGGTCGACCACATCCACTGCGACGACCGTGACGGCACCCCCCCGGCACCGCTGGTGTACCACGACGGCACGTTCCTGGCGACCAGTCCGCTGCCCGCGGTCGGTTCATGA
- a CDS encoding aldehyde dehydrogenase — MSNHYSLYIDGKWIDTDDNYEIRSPATEELVATVAKGDVSHVDAAVAAARGAFDEGTWRRTPPAERAALINTVAERLAARTEELAALQSRENGATIRITGALHVGLSAAQLQYVAAIARDYEWETQGPAIEPVPAAGIVVREPIGVVAAIVPWNIPLLTTVWKIGPALAAGNSVVLKPDEHAPLLPLELAREFDAAGLPPGVLNVVTGDGEPVGAHLSGHPGVRKVAFTGSTAVGKSILRQSADSIRRVTLELGGKGANIILDDADIEMAVDGALFACMANNGEACEAGTRLLIPNSRRDEILDKLIARASTLRLGDPLQPTTHVGPIISAHQRDRILEYFEIAKAEGATVALGGGVPDGPGFDKGNWVEPTIFVDVTNNMRIAREEVFGPVLVVLTYDSTDEAIKIANDTNYGLSAGVWGSEENALQVARRLDSGMVWVNNWHVIHPAYPFGGYKESGLGREGGPHAIDEYVEEKFISIDRSGGIENKAFAIVIDPAV, encoded by the coding sequence ATGAGCAACCACTATTCGCTCTACATCGACGGCAAGTGGATCGACACCGACGACAACTACGAAATCCGCAGCCCCGCGACGGAAGAACTCGTCGCCACGGTGGCCAAGGGCGATGTCTCACATGTCGACGCGGCCGTGGCTGCCGCCAGGGGCGCGTTCGACGAGGGCACCTGGCGGCGCACACCGCCGGCCGAGCGGGCGGCGCTGATCAACACCGTGGCCGAACGCCTCGCGGCGCGCACCGAGGAACTCGCGGCACTGCAGTCCCGGGAGAACGGCGCCACGATCCGCATCACCGGCGCCCTGCATGTCGGTCTGTCGGCCGCGCAACTGCAATACGTCGCCGCTATCGCACGGGACTACGAGTGGGAGACTCAAGGACCCGCCATCGAACCGGTACCGGCCGCCGGGATCGTGGTGCGCGAACCGATCGGCGTCGTCGCGGCGATCGTGCCGTGGAACATCCCGCTGCTGACCACGGTGTGGAAGATCGGGCCCGCGCTGGCCGCCGGTAACTCGGTGGTGCTCAAACCCGACGAGCACGCGCCCCTGCTGCCGTTGGAGCTGGCCCGCGAGTTCGACGCAGCCGGCCTACCGCCCGGCGTCCTCAACGTCGTCACCGGGGACGGCGAGCCCGTCGGTGCCCACCTGTCCGGGCACCCGGGTGTGCGCAAGGTGGCCTTCACGGGCTCGACCGCAGTCGGCAAGAGCATCCTGCGCCAGTCCGCGGACTCCATCCGGCGGGTCACCCTCGAGCTCGGCGGCAAGGGCGCCAACATCATTCTCGACGACGCCGACATCGAGATGGCCGTGGACGGCGCACTGTTCGCCTGCATGGCCAACAACGGCGAAGCGTGCGAAGCGGGCACCCGCCTGCTGATCCCGAACAGCCGACGCGACGAGATCCTCGACAAGCTGATCGCCCGTGCCTCCACCCTGCGGCTGGGAGACCCCCTACAGCCGACAACCCATGTCGGACCGATCATTTCGGCACATCAGCGCGACCGGATACTCGAATATTTCGAGATCGCCAAGGCAGAGGGCGCCACCGTGGCCCTGGGCGGCGGTGTGCCCGACGGGCCCGGCTTCGACAAGGGCAACTGGGTCGAGCCGACCATCTTCGTCGATGTCACCAACAACATGCGCATCGCCCGGGAAGAGGTGTTCGGTCCGGTGCTGGTGGTGCTGACCTACGACTCCACGGACGAGGCGATCAAGATCGCCAACGACACCAACTACGGCCTGTCGGCGGGTGTGTGGGGAAGCGAAGAGAACGCTCTGCAGGTGGCACGCCGACTGGACTCCGGCATGGTGTGGGTGAACAACTGGCATGTGATCCACCCGGCCTACCCGTTCGGCGGGTACAAGGAAAGCGGCCTGGGCCGTGAGGGCGGACCCCACGCGATCGACGAATACGTCGAGGAGAAGTTCATCTCGATCGACCGGTCCGGCGGTATCGAGAACAAGGCGTTCGCGATCGTCATCGATCCCGCCGTCTGA
- a CDS encoding long-chain fatty acid--CoA ligase — MWGVLPEVLDRACTYYSDRVAIVDGDRSLTYRELWLWRNRIANALIAAGVQKGDRVGLLMPNCLEFIPIQQAVWAAGAVLVQMPTRAAADGFRSNLAQTDATTLLYHAKFEESVASIRDELPKLQTVIRVGEPVATLTEAADFAAVVSAAADTRPDVAIDEHDEAYVLFTSGSTGEPKGVVNSHYTWSYYAISAGLEIGDIRFGEVFAHGAPLTHFTQIFVIPTFIRGGTNVMLPGLDVETLLTNIERHRVTATAVVPTIIYLLLDHAGRDRFDITSLSTMIYAGAPMAPERLRQALDTFGPIFIQTYAGTEQGYVSCLRKHEHLAAEGESHEDWVARLASAGRPMFAVQVSIRDDRDNVLPTGEAGEICTRQLGQMLGYLDAQRNAETVRDGWVHTGDVGRLDDRGYLYLVDRKKDMVVSGGFNVFPRQVEDVLCTHPTVAQAAVIGVPDPKWGEAVLAMVVTRPGEITGTELQLELVNHVKQALGSIPAPKKILFTDELPLNPAGKVDKKAIRKPYWQSNSRQIG, encoded by the coding sequence ATGTGGGGCGTATTGCCCGAGGTCCTCGATCGGGCCTGCACCTACTACAGCGATCGCGTTGCGATCGTCGACGGCGACCGCAGCCTCACCTATCGAGAGCTGTGGTTGTGGCGCAATCGCATTGCCAACGCGTTGATCGCCGCCGGTGTGCAGAAGGGGGACCGGGTCGGGTTGTTGATGCCCAACTGCCTGGAGTTCATCCCCATCCAGCAGGCCGTCTGGGCGGCCGGCGCGGTGTTGGTGCAGATGCCAACCCGCGCCGCCGCCGACGGCTTCCGCTCCAACCTGGCACAGACCGACGCCACGACCCTGCTCTATCACGCCAAGTTCGAAGAGTCAGTGGCCTCCATCCGCGACGAGTTGCCCAAGCTGCAGACGGTCATCCGCGTCGGTGAGCCCGTTGCCACGCTGACCGAGGCCGCCGACTTCGCCGCGGTGGTGTCCGCGGCGGCGGACACCCGGCCCGACGTCGCCATCGACGAGCACGACGAAGCCTACGTGCTGTTCACCTCCGGCAGCACCGGCGAGCCCAAAGGTGTTGTCAATTCCCACTACACGTGGAGTTACTACGCGATATCGGCGGGCCTGGAGATCGGCGACATCCGGTTCGGCGAGGTCTTCGCCCACGGCGCACCGCTGACCCACTTCACCCAGATCTTCGTCATCCCGACGTTCATCCGGGGCGGGACCAACGTCATGCTTCCCGGGCTCGACGTCGAGACGTTGTTGACCAACATTGAGCGCCACCGCGTCACCGCCACCGCCGTGGTCCCCACCATCATCTATCTCCTGCTCGACCACGCCGGCCGCGATCGCTTCGACATCACCAGCCTGAGCACGATGATCTACGCCGGCGCACCGATGGCCCCCGAGCGGCTGCGACAGGCGCTGGACACCTTCGGCCCGATCTTCATCCAGACCTACGCCGGCACCGAGCAGGGTTACGTCTCGTGCCTGCGCAAGCACGAACACCTCGCCGCCGAGGGGGAATCGCACGAGGACTGGGTCGCCCGGCTGGCTTCGGCCGGACGTCCGATGTTCGCGGTCCAGGTCAGCATCCGCGACGACCGGGACAACGTGTTGCCGACCGGGGAGGCCGGCGAGATCTGCACCCGCCAATTGGGCCAGATGCTCGGCTACCTCGACGCGCAGCGCAACGCCGAGACGGTCCGCGACGGCTGGGTGCACACCGGCGACGTCGGGCGCCTCGACGACCGCGGTTATCTGTACCTGGTCGACCGCAAGAAGGACATGGTCGTCAGCGGCGGCTTCAACGTGTTCCCCCGCCAGGTCGAAGACGTGCTGTGCACCCACCCCACCGTCGCCCAGGCCGCGGTGATCGGGGTGCCGGACCCCAAATGGGGAGAGGCGGTGCTGGCGATGGTGGTAACCCGCCCGGGTGAGATCACCGGCACCGAGCTCCAGCTCGAACTGGTCAACCATGTCAAGCAGGCGCTGGGCAGCATCCCGGCACCCAAGAAGATCCTGTTCACCGACGAGCTGCCGCTGAACCCCGCAGGCAAGGTCGACAAGAAGGCCATCCGCAAACCCTATTGGCAGAGCAACTCCCGACAGATCGGGTAG
- a CDS encoding ketosteroid isomerase-related protein produces MTLDTTMAAQHAARWADALGNDTDAAVALYADDLVYDDHMDSDHVIDTAITKDELQPRLAPFANKNPDNGVGVHTFTANEAFQLAGVNGNPAVVILWDWTGEGLATFRGVPTDGKTLTTRGITWHQLDADGKIARETTYWNDTPVLQELGLPIITPEYWVEGFDPAALAQ; encoded by the coding sequence ATGACACTCGACACCACGATGGCCGCCCAGCACGCCGCCCGTTGGGCAGATGCGCTCGGTAACGACACCGATGCCGCGGTCGCACTGTACGCCGACGACCTGGTCTACGACGACCACATGGACTCCGACCACGTGATCGACACCGCGATCACGAAGGACGAGCTGCAGCCGCGGCTCGCACCGTTCGCCAACAAGAACCCGGACAATGGCGTCGGGGTCCACACCTTCACGGCCAACGAGGCATTCCAATTGGCCGGCGTGAACGGGAATCCCGCCGTGGTCATCCTCTGGGACTGGACCGGTGAAGGACTGGCCACCTTCCGCGGTGTGCCGACCGACGGAAAGACGCTGACCACCAGGGGGATCACCTGGCATCAATTGGACGCCGACGGCAAGATCGCACGCGAGACCACCTACTGGAACGACACACCGGTGCTGCAGGAACTCGGACTTCCGATCATCACCCCGGAGTACTGGGTCGAAGGATTCGACCCAGCCGCCCTGGCACAGTAG
- a CDS encoding nuclear transport factor 2 family protein, which yields MSHTFAVKWLKAFRESPEAVVALYADDFLFEDPILGQSITSKEELLRVFAPYANADTENGIGINNFRIDEVVGDEKAAIYRWTWQAPSATAFVGVPTNGKVPGTRGITFHIYDTDGRIKREESFWDVSTAVRDLGLPVDPSAVAKAPALV from the coding sequence ATGAGCCACACATTCGCCGTCAAATGGCTGAAGGCCTTCCGGGAGAGCCCCGAAGCCGTCGTCGCGCTGTACGCCGACGACTTCCTGTTCGAGGACCCGATCCTCGGGCAGTCGATCACCTCCAAGGAGGAACTGCTGCGGGTCTTCGCCCCCTACGCAAATGCCGACACCGAAAACGGTATCGGCATCAACAACTTCCGCATCGACGAGGTCGTCGGTGATGAGAAGGCTGCGATCTACCGCTGGACCTGGCAGGCACCGTCCGCCACGGCCTTCGTCGGGGTGCCGACCAACGGCAAGGTACCGGGCACGCGGGGCATCACCTTCCACATCTACGACACCGACGGCCGCATCAAACGCGAAGAAAGCTTCTGGGATGTGAGCACCGCGGTCCGGGACCTGGGGTTGCCCGTCGATCCCTCCGCGGTCGCCAAGGCACCGGCGCTGGTCTGA